Proteins encoded by one window of Sulfurospirillum barnesii SES-3:
- a CDS encoding CheB methylesterase domain-containing protein: MKPKIVLIGASTGGPGHLKKILASIPASFHASIIIAQHMNSMFIPSFISQFQNELPLVVHGVDKKMSLHPSTIYICPQNCHLLRGDLTPKIEPILEGETPYNPSIDTLFSSALECLRDSEIMAVLLTGIGHDGANGLSELQKQGAHCIAESEESAIVYGMPKRAVEINSHITVMPLHQIIDAIKLFGAS; encoded by the coding sequence ATGAAACCAAAGATTGTTTTGATTGGGGCTTCCACGGGAGGTCCTGGTCATTTAAAAAAAATTTTAGCCTCTATTCCTGCTTCCTTTCACGCAAGTATTATTATTGCGCAACATATGAACAGTATGTTTATTCCTAGTTTTATCAGCCAATTTCAAAATGAACTCCCTCTTGTCGTACACGGTGTTGATAAAAAGATGAGCCTTCATCCCTCAACAATTTACATTTGCCCACAAAATTGCCATCTCTTAAGAGGTGATTTAACCCCAAAAATCGAACCTATTCTTGAGGGAGAAACCCCGTACAATCCTAGCATTGATACCCTTTTCTCTTCTGCGCTTGAATGCCTAAGGGATTCGGAGATTATGGCAGTCTTGCTTACAGGAATTGGGCATGATGGTGCCAATGGACTGAGTGAATTGCAAAAACAAGGTGCACATTGTATTGCAGAGAGTGAAGAAAGTGCTATAGTGTACGGTATGCCAAAGCGTGCGGTTGAAATTAATTCACATATTACCGTTATGCCTTTACATCAAATTATTGATGCCATTAAACTATTTGGAGCGTCTTAA
- a CDS encoding membrane protein: protein MALEWVLTTVLFSACVYLLVMVFYFKTLLRKEKRSNIVVKQTLSDAEIVIRKYQVQLQRSLGNIDILTDELKKVKNDLKSLRTRNSQYRMEGDKLRQHIKELEGKIEALL, encoded by the coding sequence ATGGCACTTGAATGGGTTTTAACAACGGTACTTTTTTCTGCGTGTGTCTATTTGCTTGTAATGGTTTTTTACTTTAAAACCTTGCTCCGCAAAGAGAAACGAAGCAATATTGTTGTCAAACAGACCCTGAGTGATGCTGAAATTGTCATCCGAAAATATCAAGTCCAATTGCAACGCTCTCTTGGTAATATTGATATACTCACCGATGAGCTTAAAAAAGTAAAAAATGATCTTAAATCGCTTCGTACACGCAACAGTCAATACCGTATGGAAGGCGATAAACTTCGCCAACATATTAAAGAGTTGGAAGGAAAGATTGAGGCATTGTTATAA
- a CDS encoding site-2 protease family protein, with product MNTLSLLEITATILALMVAIIGHEIMHGYVAYRYGDNTARSQGRLSINPLVHVDLVGTIIVPAVLFFSGAPFMFGWAKPVPIFIPTVIRNGGYKAAIHVSLAGIAYNFTLALGAALLLNVFQGEINDYFSYFFLYFLTQTLIYNVVLGIFNLYPIPPLDGSHAITYLAMILRWDSVVRFYDSIERYGMVILILFIATPLSTYFFMPIRYVIRWLY from the coding sequence ATGAATACGCTTTCGCTCCTTGAAATAACCGCTACCATTTTAGCCTTAATGGTAGCCATTATTGGGCATGAAATTATGCACGGCTATGTTGCATACCGTTACGGCGACAACACCGCTCGTTCTCAAGGACGTCTGAGCATTAATCCTTTGGTTCACGTTGATTTAGTGGGCACCATCATTGTTCCTGCTGTGCTTTTTTTTAGCGGTGCCCCTTTTATGTTTGGATGGGCAAAACCTGTGCCTATTTTCATCCCTACTGTCATTCGAAACGGTGGCTATAAAGCAGCCATTCATGTCTCTTTAGCAGGCATTGCCTATAACTTCACCTTAGCCCTTGGAGCAGCCTTACTTCTTAATGTTTTTCAAGGTGAAATTAACGACTATTTTAGTTATTTTTTCCTCTATTTCTTGACACAAACACTTATCTACAATGTTGTTTTAGGTATTTTCAATCTCTACCCTATTCCACCACTGGATGGTTCACATGCCATCACCTATCTTGCTATGATTTTAAGATGGGATAGCGTGGTTCGTTTTTATGATTCTATTGAGCGTTATGGCATGGTTATTTTGATTCTTTTCATTGCGACACCCCTTTCAACATACTTTTTTATGCCAATTCGTTACGTGATTCGCTGGTTATATTAG
- a CDS encoding adenine phosphoribosyltransferase gives MTHLNETDKAYLLNSIRDIEDFPKPGIIFKDITTLLGDEKAFNFLLDHLSTRYENQEIDYIAGIESRGFIFGAALAARLRKRFVPIRKPGKLPYTTISEKYSLEYGVDEVAIHIDAFSSLGTHKPKVLLIDDLIATGGTATAAVKLINKAGAHCIEACFIINLTFLQGDLDIKKTTPVYSVLEV, from the coding sequence ATGACACACTTAAATGAGACGGATAAAGCATACCTCCTCAATTCCATTCGAGACATTGAAGATTTTCCAAAACCTGGCATTATTTTTAAAGACATTACGACACTTTTAGGTGATGAAAAAGCCTTTAATTTTCTTCTGGATCACTTAAGTACACGTTATGAAAATCAAGAGATTGACTACATTGCAGGAATAGAAAGCCGTGGTTTTATTTTTGGAGCGGCTCTTGCTGCACGCCTTCGTAAGCGTTTTGTTCCCATTCGAAAACCAGGTAAACTTCCCTATACGACCATCAGTGAAAAATACTCACTGGAATATGGCGTAGATGAAGTTGCCATTCATATTGATGCTTTTTCAAGTTTGGGAACACATAAACCAAAGGTCTTACTCATTGATGACTTAATCGCAACAGGGGGTACAGCCACAGCAGCGGTAAAGCTTATCAATAAAGCGGGTGCACACTGTATTGAAGCATGTTTTATTATCAATCTTACCTTCCTCCAAGGGGATTTGGATATTAAAAAAACAACACCTGTTTATTCTGTCTTAGAGGTTTGA
- a CDS encoding DmsC/YnfH family molybdoenzyme membrane anchor subunit translates to MAPFIFLKTIRRSAMTLSNLIVSELPLVIFTVMAQASVGFSLIYALHYTQHTALEHAYFSKLFLVFMGLSVVASLFHLGDPFHAPYMMVHLFQSTTIAWLPLEILGVGSVMALAFLYLLKKIPSLLYALPFFGILTLFAMSGIYGSMSNTLPTWDFGLTFFLFASSALVLGGVCYRLFCANDAHKINQAFFISLLGFIFFAMSLVLYTIHIGSVRIEGIENVFEMMHGYYGFFTGGGLLLMGLGLALIFYNDSVKTRFTCKGQIATSFALCMVGLALTRIAFYGLITNHLFLG, encoded by the coding sequence ATGGCACCTTTCATCTTCCTCAAAACCATTCGGAGGTCAGCTATGACATTGTCTAATCTTATTGTAAGCGAATTACCGCTGGTTATTTTTACGGTGATGGCACAAGCAAGTGTTGGTTTTTCTCTCATATATGCGCTACATTACACCCAACACACCGCTTTAGAGCATGCCTACTTTAGCAAACTCTTTTTGGTCTTCATGGGACTGAGTGTTGTTGCCTCTTTGTTTCACCTAGGAGACCCGTTTCATGCGCCTTATATGATGGTACATCTTTTCCAAAGCACTACGATTGCATGGCTTCCTTTGGAAATTTTAGGCGTAGGAAGTGTGATGGCATTGGCATTTTTATACCTTTTAAAAAAGATACCCTCCCTCCTCTATGCGTTACCTTTTTTTGGTATCTTAACCCTTTTTGCGATGAGCGGTATCTATGGTTCTATGTCTAACACCCTTCCAACATGGGATTTTGGATTAACCTTTTTTCTTTTTGCCTCCTCGGCTCTTGTATTGGGAGGCGTTTGTTACCGTCTTTTTTGTGCCAATGATGCCCATAAAATCAATCAAGCCTTTTTTATAAGCCTCCTTGGATTTATCTTTTTTGCCATGAGCTTAGTGCTTTATACCATTCACATTGGCTCTGTGAGAATTGAGGGCATTGAAAATGTGTTTGAGATGATGCATGGATACTACGGCTTTTTTACAGGCGGAGGATTGCTTCTTATGGGTCTAGGATTAGCACTGATATTTTATAACGATAGTGTCAAAACACGCTTTACATGTAAAGGACAAATTGCCACTTCTTTTGCCCTATGTATGGTCGGTTTAGCCTTGACACGTATTGCTTTTTATGGGTTGATTACCAACCATCTTTTCTTAGGATAA
- a CDS encoding DedA family protein: MKELFNKHSGKFFALFMTLLLSTLGYFLYFAPVQGLENKFIYLMKEHGYIILFFWGMLEGEMGLVMAGLLTHTGDMNLFIAIFVAGLGGFAGDQVYFYIGRFNKAWVHKKLHGQRRKLALAHLLLKRHGWPIIFLQRYLYGLRTVIPISIGLTRYSGKMFAFINLMSAWVWASITIIPTWYFGEEILIVIHWAKEHWYLALPLAAIIGGGISYYFHTVTDKKLKEKHEI; the protein is encoded by the coding sequence ATGAAAGAGCTTTTTAATAAACACTCAGGAAAGTTTTTTGCCCTTTTTATGACACTTTTACTTTCAACTTTGGGTTATTTTCTCTATTTTGCACCTGTGCAAGGGTTGGAAAATAAATTTATCTATTTGATGAAAGAGCATGGTTATATTATTCTTTTTTTCTGGGGTATGCTTGAGGGAGAGATGGGGCTTGTGATGGCTGGTCTTTTAACTCATACAGGCGATATGAATCTTTTTATAGCAATTTTTGTCGCAGGCTTAGGTGGTTTTGCAGGAGATCAGGTCTATTTTTATATTGGTCGTTTTAATAAAGCATGGGTTCACAAAAAACTTCATGGACAACGCCGTAAACTTGCCCTTGCGCATCTTTTGCTGAAACGTCATGGTTGGCCTATTATTTTTCTTCAACGCTATTTGTATGGTCTTAGAACTGTGATTCCTATTTCAATAGGACTGACACGTTACAGTGGCAAAATGTTCGCCTTTATCAACCTTATGTCGGCATGGGTGTGGGCATCCATTACCATTATTCCTACATGGTATTTTGGAGAAGAAATTTTAATTGTTATTCATTGGGCAAAAGAGCATTGGTACCTTGCTCTACCCTTAGCCGCTATTATTGGAGGAGGTATCTCCTATTATTTTCATACCGTTACCGATAAAAAATTGAAGGAAAAACATGAAATTTGA
- a CDS encoding TorD/DmsD family molecular chaperone, giving the protein MKEIEALSMALRIFAQFLSDAPSQTTWQSMKEQEILKEWFIHSNSDLHLKGVSLWLQAHERESYEAVASDFTRLFLCDEVSLKAPPYASFYLDQSGEMYTRESDTVLALYKQFSFHTKLLQTEPADHGAIELEFLALLVQNYERDGAFEPVLKAFLSTHVAPWIYAHARDIQSNANSAFYQGLGCLLPVCIDALMHTFTLQAEPRKIYKTAS; this is encoded by the coding sequence ATGAAAGAGATAGAAGCGCTCAGCATGGCACTGCGTATTTTTGCACAGTTTTTAAGCGATGCTCCTAGCCAAACAACATGGCAATCCATGAAAGAGCAAGAAATTTTAAAGGAGTGGTTTATCCACTCCAACAGCGATTTACATCTTAAAGGCGTATCGCTTTGGCTTCAAGCGCACGAAAGAGAATCTTACGAAGCGGTTGCGTCTGATTTTACACGTTTGTTTTTGTGTGATGAAGTATCGCTCAAAGCGCCTCCGTATGCCTCTTTTTATTTAGACCAAAGCGGGGAAATGTACACGAGGGAGAGCGATACTGTTTTAGCGCTTTACAAACAGTTTTCATTTCATACGAAGCTATTGCAAACAGAACCAGCCGATCATGGTGCGATTGAACTTGAATTTTTAGCGCTTTTGGTGCAAAACTATGAGAGAGATGGTGCATTTGAGCCTGTGCTCAAAGCCTTTCTAAGCACACATGTCGCTCCTTGGATTTATGCGCATGCCCGTGACATTCAAAGCAATGCAAATAGCGCTTTTTATCAAGGGTTGGGGTGCTTATTGCCTGTGTGTATTGACGCTTTAATGCACACCTTTACACTGCAAGCAGAGCCTCGAAAAATCTACAAAACAGCCTCCTAA
- a CDS encoding CheR family methyltransferase, whose product MWFWNRKKEPDISLTQNNQPPQEFNPFGLQDVLHYIKREIGVDLFSKNSVIETKLRLFCERKEIYSFRKLFEALQYDTKLRQELIDLVTVNETYFYREESQLELAVEFAMKIPSVKILCAPCATGEEVYSLSMMLQEKKIAPHSFSITGIDINSEAIEKAQRALFSERSLHKLDAQLKEKYFLREDRFYSAKKEYFTSISFRKVNIFEGDFLSLGSFDIIFSRNMLIYFDDAFRLKTIERFASLLKPEGKLFLGHADIIPENHYFTKHTHHRLSYYVKNS is encoded by the coding sequence ATGTGGTTTTGGAACAGAAAAAAAGAGCCTGACATATCGCTCACACAGAACAATCAACCGCCACAAGAGTTCAACCCTTTTGGGCTTCAAGATGTTTTACACTACATTAAACGAGAAATTGGTGTAGACCTTTTCTCTAAAAACAGTGTTATTGAAACCAAACTTAGACTTTTTTGTGAACGTAAAGAGATTTACAGTTTTAGAAAACTCTTTGAGGCATTGCAATACGACACAAAACTTCGACAAGAATTAATAGACTTAGTCACGGTGAATGAGACCTATTTTTATCGAGAAGAGTCACAACTCGAACTTGCTGTTGAATTTGCTATGAAGATTCCTAGTGTCAAAATCCTTTGTGCACCCTGCGCTACAGGTGAGGAAGTCTACTCATTAAGCATGATGCTACAAGAGAAAAAAATCGCACCACATTCTTTTAGCATTACAGGCATTGATATTAACTCTGAAGCCATTGAAAAAGCACAACGTGCACTCTTTTCTGAGCGTTCTTTACACAAATTAGATGCGCAGTTAAAAGAAAAATATTTTTTAAGAGAAGATCGCTTTTACAGCGCTAAAAAAGAGTACTTTACGTCTATCTCTTTTCGCAAGGTCAATATTTTTGAAGGTGATTTTCTCTCTTTAGGAAGCTTTGATATTATCTTCTCTCGCAACATGCTCATCTATTTTGATGATGCTTTTAGACTGAAAACCATCGAGCGTTTTGCTTCGTTGCTCAAACCTGAGGGAAAACTCTTTTTAGGGCATGCGGATATTATTCCTGAAAATCATTATTTTACAAAACACACCCATCACAGACTTTCGTACTATGTTAAAAATTCTTAA
- the rpiB gene encoding ribose 5-phosphate isomerase B — MKFFIATDHAGFSIKSNVIAMLEHLGHEVIDLGPFSNERVDYTDFAHRLCIEVLNHEKTQGILICGSGIGMSLAANKHIGIRATLCHDAYTAQMARAHNDANVLCFGERIVGLGVVESMLEAWCKTSFEGGRHALRVSKIEL, encoded by the coding sequence TTGAAGTTTTTTATCGCAACGGATCATGCAGGATTTTCCATTAAATCTAATGTCATCGCAATGCTTGAACACTTAGGTCATGAAGTTATTGATTTAGGACCTTTCAGTAATGAAAGAGTCGATTACACCGATTTTGCACATAGGCTCTGTATCGAAGTGTTAAACCATGAAAAGACTCAAGGTATTCTTATTTGTGGCTCAGGCATTGGAATGAGTTTAGCAGCCAATAAGCACATAGGTATTCGAGCAACACTATGCCATGATGCCTATACCGCACAGATGGCACGGGCGCACAATGATGCCAATGTCCTTTGTTTTGGAGAGCGTATTGTTGGTCTTGGTGTGGTTGAGTCTATGTTAGAAGCATGGTGCAAAACCTCATTTGAGGGTGGTAGACATGCCCTACGTGTTTCGAAAATAGAGTTATAA
- a CDS encoding leucyl aminopeptidase, whose protein sequence is MKFEIVNQPLYETKADIKVVFVVKKNVSHAWIKDKEDLELLGFKGESEETLLIPNSRTLYVGCDSLEGDDIRLASAKALDALQKTAFKTLSIGTYSEQCPKMSLMALIEGFILGSYRFETYKSKKEPSLCEKVIICLDDYSNTNLSMQTAQEALKIATAIAEATNFAKEIVNTTPHDMTPIALAEVAKTLSSLPNVTCKVMDEHFLKEQGMNAFLAVNRASIHPPRLIHLSYMPKESKKRLVYVGKGLTYDSGGLSLKPSEHMVTMKADKSGGAAVMAIFKAAATLELPYEIHAIVGATENMIGGDAYKPDDVLVAKNGKTIEVRNTDAEGRLVLADCLCYAQELKPDLLVDMATLTGACVVALGEYTAGIMGHSSELKHSMQKAASKSGELSGTLPFNKYLKKLLKSSVADMSNISSSRYGGAITAGLFLDNFIEEENKEKWLHLDIAGPAYIEKAWGYNQCGASGAGVRMNVYWMLEDSKDVK, encoded by the coding sequence ATGAAATTTGAAATTGTAAATCAACCCTTATATGAAACAAAAGCAGACATTAAAGTCGTGTTTGTCGTGAAAAAGAATGTCTCACATGCATGGATTAAAGACAAAGAAGATTTAGAGCTTTTAGGCTTTAAAGGGGAGAGTGAAGAGACACTTTTGATTCCAAACAGTCGTACCCTTTATGTGGGATGTGACTCTTTAGAGGGTGATGATATTCGTCTTGCTTCAGCAAAAGCATTGGATGCGCTTCAAAAAACAGCTTTTAAAACACTCAGCATTGGTACCTATTCAGAACAATGCCCTAAAATGAGCTTGATGGCGCTTATTGAGGGGTTTATACTTGGAAGCTACCGTTTTGAAACCTACAAAAGCAAAAAAGAGCCATCTTTGTGTGAAAAAGTCATCATCTGTTTGGATGATTATAGCAACACCAACCTCTCCATGCAAACAGCACAAGAAGCGCTAAAGATAGCAACTGCTATCGCAGAAGCAACCAATTTTGCCAAAGAAATTGTCAATACAACACCGCATGACATGACCCCCATTGCGCTTGCAGAGGTTGCCAAAACACTTAGTTCTCTTCCAAACGTTACATGTAAAGTAATGGATGAGCATTTTCTAAAAGAACAAGGCATGAATGCCTTTTTAGCCGTCAATCGTGCAAGTATCCATCCTCCACGCTTAATTCACCTAAGCTATATGCCAAAAGAGTCCAAAAAACGTCTTGTTTATGTAGGCAAAGGATTAACGTATGATAGTGGTGGACTTAGCCTAAAGCCTAGTGAACATATGGTGACCATGAAAGCAGATAAAAGCGGTGGTGCAGCGGTTATGGCTATTTTTAAAGCAGCCGCTACGCTGGAACTACCTTATGAAATTCATGCGATTGTAGGCGCGACTGAAAATATGATTGGAGGCGATGCCTACAAACCCGATGATGTTTTAGTGGCAAAAAATGGCAAAACCATAGAAGTACGTAACACCGATGCTGAGGGTCGCTTGGTCTTGGCGGATTGTTTATGCTATGCGCAAGAGCTCAAACCTGATTTACTCGTAGATATGGCAACGCTTACGGGTGCATGCGTGGTAGCCCTTGGTGAATACACCGCAGGCATCATGGGTCACAGCAGTGAACTAAAACACTCCATGCAAAAAGCAGCCAGTAAAAGCGGTGAGCTTAGCGGTACGCTTCCCTTTAACAAATACCTCAAAAAATTGCTTAAAAGCTCTGTGGCTGATATGTCAAATATTAGCTCTAGCCGTTATGGTGGGGCTATTACTGCAGGTCTCTTTTTAGATAATTTTATCGAAGAAGAGAACAAAGAGAAGTGGTTACATCTTGATATTGCAGGACCTGCGTATATCGAAAAAGCATGGGGCTATAATCAATGCGGTGCCAGTGGTGCTGGTGTTAGAATGAATGTGTATTGGATGCTTGAAGACAGCAAAGATGTAAAGTGA
- the folD gene encoding bifunctional methylenetetrahydrofolate dehydrogenase/methenyltetrahydrofolate cyclohydrolase FolD, protein MQILDGKALSDTIKIELKKQSDVLGLSGITPGLAVILVGDDAASQTYVKMKEKACDSAGIYSIIHKMPSTISQEKILETITMINTNPNIDGVLVQLPLPKHIDTTKIIEAIDPKKDVDGFHPFNVGRLVAGLDGFVPCTPLGVMRLLSHYTIDVKGLDACVVGASNIVGKPMMNLLLNAGATVDICHIFTKDLKEHTKKADLVIVGVGKQNLITEDMVKEGAIVIDIGINKTAEGRIVGDVDYENVAPKCTYITPVPGGVGPMTIAMLLENTIKAAHNRLV, encoded by the coding sequence ATGCAAATCCTTGATGGTAAAGCACTCTCAGATACAATCAAAATTGAACTCAAAAAACAAAGCGACGTCTTAGGATTAAGCGGTATCACCCCAGGTCTTGCGGTGATTTTAGTCGGTGATGACGCCGCAAGCCAAACCTATGTCAAAATGAAAGAAAAAGCATGTGATAGTGCGGGCATTTACTCCATTATTCACAAAATGCCCAGCACCATTTCGCAAGAAAAAATTTTAGAAACCATCACGATGATTAACACTAACCCAAACATTGATGGCGTTTTGGTGCAACTTCCCCTTCCAAAACACATTGATACCACAAAAATCATTGAGGCGATTGACCCTAAAAAAGATGTCGATGGCTTTCATCCTTTTAATGTGGGTCGTTTAGTCGCAGGACTGGATGGCTTTGTTCCTTGCACCCCTCTAGGAGTCATGCGTCTGCTTTCTCATTACACCATTGATGTCAAAGGTTTAGATGCGTGCGTGGTAGGTGCTAGTAACATTGTGGGAAAACCGATGATGAACTTGCTTTTAAATGCAGGTGCAACGGTCGATATTTGCCATATTTTTACCAAAGATTTAAAAGAACATACCAAAAAAGCTGACCTTGTTATCGTGGGCGTGGGTAAACAAAATCTTATCACCGAAGATATGGTCAAAGAAGGGGCGATTGTCATAGATATTGGCATTAACAAAACCGCTGAAGGACGTATTGTTGGGGATGTTGATTATGAAAATGTCGCACCTAAATGCACTTATATTACGCCTGTTCCAGGGGGTGTGGGACCTATGACCATTGCGATGCTGTTGGAAAACACCATCAAAGCCGCACACAATCGCTTAGTATAG
- the trpB gene encoding tryptophan synthase subunit beta codes for MYIPKASKFDPDHNGHFGIFGGRYVPETLMPVLLELEREYQNLRFNEHFWSEVDGYLKEYVGRPSSLYFAKNISQEIGAKVYLKREDLNHTGAHKINNTIAQGLIAKKMGKKRVIAETGAGQHGVATATVAALLGLECEIFMGEKDVERQELNVFRMKLMGAKVHAVKSGSRTLKDAMNDAIRYWVTHARDTFYIIGTVAGPHPYPMMVRDFQAVIGYEAKAQILVKEKRLPDYVIACIGGGSNAMGIFNHFLGEEGVRCIGIEAGGLGIDTDKHGCSLAKGSPGVLHGQMSYLLQDDEGQVLEAHSISAGLDYPGIGPEHAYLKELGAATYDNITDKEALDAFVWLSRKEGIIPAFESAHAIAYLKKMAKEEIKNKIIIVNLSGRGDKDMVQAKSLLEIG; via the coding sequence ATGTATATTCCTAAAGCTTCAAAATTTGACCCTGATCACAATGGACACTTTGGTATTTTTGGTGGGCGTTACGTTCCTGAAACGCTTATGCCTGTTTTATTAGAACTTGAAAGAGAGTACCAAAACCTTCGTTTTAATGAACACTTCTGGTCTGAAGTCGATGGATACCTCAAAGAGTATGTGGGTCGTCCCTCTTCTTTGTATTTTGCAAAAAATATTTCACAAGAGATTGGTGCAAAAGTCTATTTGAAACGTGAAGATTTAAACCATACAGGTGCCCACAAAATTAATAACACCATTGCACAAGGCTTAATCGCAAAAAAAATGGGTAAAAAGCGTGTTATTGCAGAAACAGGAGCAGGACAACATGGCGTTGCAACTGCTACCGTTGCAGCACTTTTAGGTCTTGAATGTGAAATTTTTATGGGTGAAAAAGATGTGGAGCGGCAAGAGCTCAATGTCTTTCGCATGAAACTTATGGGTGCTAAAGTGCATGCAGTTAAAAGTGGTAGTCGCACATTAAAAGATGCGATGAATGACGCTATTCGCTACTGGGTCACACACGCACGTGATACGTTTTATATTATTGGAACCGTTGCAGGACCGCATCCCTACCCCATGATGGTACGTGATTTTCAAGCGGTCATTGGCTATGAAGCCAAAGCACAAATTTTAGTCAAAGAAAAGCGTCTCCCTGATTATGTGATTGCGTGTATTGGTGGAGGCAGCAATGCCATGGGAATCTTCAACCACTTTCTAGGTGAAGAAGGGGTGAGATGTATTGGCATTGAGGCGGGAGGTCTTGGCATAGATACGGATAAGCATGGCTGTTCTCTGGCAAAAGGAAGCCCTGGTGTGCTTCACGGACAGATGAGCTATTTATTGCAAGATGACGAGGGGCAAGTTTTAGAAGCACACTCTATTTCTGCAGGGCTTGACTATCCTGGTATTGGGCCAGAACACGCTTACTTAAAAGAATTAGGTGCAGCAACCTATGACAATATTACCGATAAAGAAGCCTTAGATGCGTTTGTCTGGTTAAGTCGTAAAGAAGGCATTATTCCTGCATTTGAAAGTGCTCATGCTATTGCATATTTAAAGAAAATGGCAAAAGAAGAGATTAAAAACAAAATTATTATCGTCAATCTCTCAGGGCGTGGCGATAAAGATATGGTACAAGCAAAATCCCTTCTCGAAATAGGATAA
- the lepB gene encoding signal peptidase I, which yields MKNLLNRFYHFSNSWTGTIIIVLFVIFFVAQAFVIPSGSMKRTLLIGDHLFVKKFSYGIATPHLPWLEIPVLPDFNGNGHLIEGNRPKRGDIVVFRYPKDEKVHYVKRCVATENDEILYQEKNLYIHFAEGNEYIKATYPAEKVVSIAGKLWVNNPYMEQFHGIGYDENVALFEQMTLHLGANQLAMKPALVDELPLVSGLPFNAFYTKVEKDHFFMMGDNRDHSNDSRFWGSVPYSLIVGKPWFIYFSWDDDYKIRWNRLGRFIDSMQHDERFF from the coding sequence ATGAAAAATTTACTGAACCGTTTTTATCACTTTTCCAATAGCTGGACAGGTACTATTATTATTGTTTTATTCGTCATTTTTTTTGTTGCTCAAGCTTTTGTGATTCCGAGTGGTTCGATGAAAAGAACCTTGCTCATTGGCGACCACCTTTTTGTTAAAAAATTCTCTTATGGCATTGCAACGCCACACCTTCCATGGCTTGAAATTCCCGTATTGCCTGATTTTAATGGCAATGGTCATCTTATAGAAGGGAACAGACCTAAACGTGGGGATATTGTGGTTTTTCGTTATCCAAAAGATGAAAAAGTACACTATGTTAAACGTTGCGTTGCCACTGAAAATGATGAAATTTTGTATCAAGAAAAAAACCTCTATATTCACTTTGCAGAAGGCAATGAGTACATTAAAGCCACGTATCCTGCTGAAAAGGTTGTGAGCATTGCTGGAAAATTGTGGGTTAACAACCCCTATATGGAACAATTCCATGGGATTGGGTACGATGAGAATGTAGCATTATTTGAACAAATGACCTTGCATCTTGGTGCCAATCAATTGGCGATGAAACCAGCCCTTGTAGATGAATTACCCCTTGTATCAGGTTTACCTTTCAATGCATTTTATACCAAAGTGGAAAAAGATCATTTTTTTATGATGGGTGATAATCGTGACCACTCCAATGACAGCCGTTTTTGGGGTAGTGTTCCCTACAGTCTTATTGTCGGAAAGCCATGGTTTATCTATTTTTCATGGGATGATGACTATAAAATAAGATGGAATCGTCTGGGGCGTTTTATTGATTCCATGCAACATGATGAGCGTTTTTTCTAA